gcattaaagacggctcagactgtgctctgagttacacaaaaaataaggaaataatTTGTTGACACCTTCCAtgcgcgtccttctcatcccgcttccatcgccaggattaatcagcgatttcgcgaacaaacaacctaaaaaattcgaatgctgtgattggttggcaataggcaataggcacagaatttccaacgtgacggaaactgtctattgcctgtgtcactgtttattctgcatttatacatgatttctgatttctattccctgttcctattgcctgttgcctggcattgtgcaagggacTTTAGTCGTTATCAGGTATCGATGACATACAAACATTGTAGGAATGTGTATTTTTCTACTTAAACCACATAAAACACCTCCTATAGTATACAATAAAGATTGGTCCATATCTCAACAGGTATTTGATTTAGGACCCATGTTTAATGgacattttcttcttattttgatGAGTGCTTGCCTTCAAAATATGGGATACTTATTTTttagacaccctgtatatatatatatatatatatatatatataggtaggtatatatataaagtgctaatttaaatattgcataGCGGCGGAATAGCTTAGCGCCATCTCTAGATCGATGAGttagaaaatattgttaaattaagattacgaattttaagccccttgcacagtgccaggcaacagggaataggaacagggaatagaaatcagaaatcatgtataaatgcagaataaacagtgacacaggcaatagacacagagtttccgtcacgttggaaattatgtgcctattgcctattgccaaccaatcatagcattcgaattttttaggttgtaattaacgattttttggttatttcctgttcctattgcctgttgcctggcattgtgcaaggggctttaagATAACTTATAGACCGTTATTCACAACGACGAATTCGAATGAGCCTTTTCTTATGATTTCCCTATGTTCACAGTACCCTATTTTGAAGTCCTTCTTGGCGGGCTCGTTCTCTGGAACATTCTCTACGATCCTCTTCCAACCGCTGGACTTAGTGAAGACCAGACTTCAGAGCAGAGTCAATGCCCCTGTTGGGTAAGATTAAAGTTTGCTGTAAATAAAATCCGCAGTTagacttttttattttgaatacatAATCGGGATTTGTCCTCtcctaatttaaaatttataagattgaATTTAGATAATAGAAGTCgcttgatatttaatttcttaaaatctatcatacttttaaaattaactacttaaattatttaaaattacactTTTTACTTAATTCAAACTTgagttttttgtaattaattaattttactttccGGATTTCTTAATAGATCGCCAAAAAATGGAATGCTGGGCACAGTGGCATACATCGTTCAGAAAGAGAATATCTTTGGACTCTGGAAGGGCATGACACCAGTAAGACGTTGCTCTGAAGATGATGATCTTGACATGGATTGAAGGTTGATTCACATTGATATTATGACATAATGGATGTTAATTTGCAGTCGATAACCAGAGTGATTCCTGGTGTGGGCTTGTACTTTTCGTCGCTACATTGGCTAAAGCATGCTTTCAATCTGGAAGAACCTCTGACGGCTCTACAGGCCATCTCCTTGGGCATTACCGCGCGGTCTATGTCTGGTGCTTTGCTGATTCCCATCACCGTCGTGAAGACACGATTCGAGGTACGTTCAGAAAatagaggaaaaaagagataacCGGAATGTGGACAGTGAGAGGATATGAAATAACATAATGGGACTCTTGTAATTAAAGAGGGAAGAGATACTGAGAAAAGGAAACGATagaaaatggaagaaaaaaattctaaagcATAAGAAGAGTTTCTGCATTGcgctattaatattattcgtaaaatataatttaatacatactTTTGTAATAGCATGACACTATCTAAAGATATTTCATAAGTTTTGATCATATGGGGAtcattttatgattatttttggTCTTTTTAAAATGAAACTTGCGCagattatgtaaatataattccgTATTGTGCAGAGTGGCGTTTATAAGTACAATAGTATCAGCGAGGCTCTTAAGTTGATCTACAAGCAGGAAGGAGTCAGAGGTTTATCGAGCGGTTTGGTACCCACTCTTTTGCGGGATGCGCCTTATAGTGGTTTATATCTCATGTTTTACACCCAATTGAAAAACGCTGCTGCCAGTACAGGTATTCCTTAAAGCtattttagttatattaaTCTATCGTATATCGTTAAACGAcgcgatattattaaattaattattcatgacttacgttaaaaatgttttacataaaaattacaaacttatttatgattttttacaGGAGTGACGAACAATTCGTCGGCACCGGTTCACTTCGGCTGCGGAATCTTGGCTGGAATTTTGGCGTCCATAGTGACGCAGCCGCCGGATGTTGTAAAAACGAAGATGCAGTTATATCCGAACGAATTCAACGATATCTATCACGCGACGTTcttcatttataaaaagtacGGCGCCTTAGGATATTTCAAGGGTATTGTTCCTAGAATGCTGAGGCGGACTTTGATGACCACCATGGCTTGGACCGTGTACGAACAGGTAATTTTATCCatcaagtaaaaatttgaacacatgaaaaaatgttcatttttcaaactttgcgaaaattattcttattacatttattagtgTTACATgatactattattattgaatattaaaattgtatttatttaagtagATATATTTTGCATCAAGCAAGGATtaattgtgaaaataattaattaaacactgtatattttattacactaTTCAGGTTACGAGGCAAATTGGTTTGAAGTAAACACGCTGTTGTTGCACGAACTGTTTTATATCAGAAGAAGACTGTGATGTACAGTATTAGCATAGACTGTTTATGTACTATTAAGctcatgtatttatttaataaattatatatttttgtaagattataactgtgtatttatatcaattctcatatagattttttgttttgtactTTACTCTTTTTATCTTCCTTAATTCAAGTAGCTCTATACAGGATAGCCCAGGACCTCACCGACAAACTTTGAGGAATGATAGGTCACACAGAGGGGATCATTTTTTGTTAAGGAACATATGGTCGCTGACGCGTCCTTAAGGAGCTATGCATCCGAAAAGTCAGATCTCCGGTAAAATgttttgaacaaataaaatctattttttcttgcatGTTCTgacaatttacaataatagcTGTTCAAATTGCCTGCCCTGTACCTCATTACATTGTTGACACCTTCGCAGCATTGATTGTCCAACTCTGTCGAGTATGGGTGTGACCTACGTACTGTACTGCAGGACTGCGTTCCGATTCCCACCCGGGTGCActccctctctttctatctcactCTTCTga
This sequence is a window from Temnothorax longispinosus isolate EJ_2023e chromosome 11, Tlon_JGU_v1, whole genome shotgun sequence. Protein-coding genes within it:
- the LOC139821891 gene encoding mitochondrial glycine transporter isoform X4 is translated as MLGTVAYIVQKENIFGLWKGMTPSITRVIPGVGLYFSSLHWLKHAFNLEEPLTALQAISLGITARSMSGALLIPITVVKTRFESGVYKYNSISEALKLIYKQEGVRGLSSGLVPTLLRDAPYSGLYLMFYTQLKNAAASTGVTNNSSAPVHFGCGILAGILASIVTQPPDVVKTKMQLYPNEFNDIYHATFFIYKKYGALGYFKGIVPRMLRRTLMTTMAWTVYEQVTRQIGLK
- the LOC139821891 gene encoding mitochondrial glycine transporter isoform X1, encoding MHGQGHPIDLDSGETKINGDYPILKSFLAGSFSGTFSTILFQPLDLVKTRLQSRVNAPVGSPKNGMLGTVAYIVQKENIFGLWKGMTPSITRVIPGVGLYFSSLHWLKHAFNLEEPLTALQAISLGITARSMSGALLIPITVVKTRFESGVYKYNSISEALKLIYKQEGVRGLSSGLVPTLLRDAPYSGLYLMFYTQLKNAAASTGVTNNSSAPVHFGCGILAGILASIVTQPPDVVKTKMQLYPNEFNDIYHATFFIYKKYGALGYFKGIVPRMLRRTLMTTMAWTVYEQVTRQIGLK
- the LOC139821891 gene encoding mitochondrial glycine transporter isoform X3; protein product: MEALGTYPILKSFLAGSFSGTFSTILFQPLDLVKTRLQSRVNAPVGSPKNGMLGTVAYIVQKENIFGLWKGMTPSITRVIPGVGLYFSSLHWLKHAFNLEEPLTALQAISLGITARSMSGALLIPITVVKTRFESGVYKYNSISEALKLIYKQEGVRGLSSGLVPTLLRDAPYSGLYLMFYTQLKNAAASTGVTNNSSAPVHFGCGILAGILASIVTQPPDVVKTKMQLYPNEFNDIYHATFFIYKKYGALGYFKGIVPRMLRRTLMTTMAWTVYEQVTRQIGLK
- the LOC139821891 gene encoding mitochondrial glycine transporter isoform X2; this encodes MISLCSQYPILKSFLAGSFSGTFSTILFQPLDLVKTRLQSRVNAPVGSPKNGMLGTVAYIVQKENIFGLWKGMTPSITRVIPGVGLYFSSLHWLKHAFNLEEPLTALQAISLGITARSMSGALLIPITVVKTRFESGVYKYNSISEALKLIYKQEGVRGLSSGLVPTLLRDAPYSGLYLMFYTQLKNAAASTGVTNNSSAPVHFGCGILAGILASIVTQPPDVVKTKMQLYPNEFNDIYHATFFIYKKYGALGYFKGIVPRMLRRTLMTTMAWTVYEQVTRQIGLK